The genomic region CAAGCAGAACAGTTAAAAACTGCAAAATCAATAAGAATTACTAAATCCACCCAATCAATATTCTATCGAACAAATTCAATAGTTTATATTAAAAACCCGGATAATTCCTATAATGCATTATATACGGCAAAATACAAGTTTGATAAACAAGCACATTATGCATTATTTAACGAAGAAAATAGAATTTCACCACAATTTGACGGCTACATCAGTATACCCTATTTATCTCCCGACGAAAAAAATGTTGCATACATTGTAAAAGATAAAAAAGAGTGGTTTATAATGATGAACGATAAAAGAATAACAAAAGGATACAAAGAAATTAAAGCGTCAAAAGTATTAAACAACGTAAAAAACGAAATAATTTTTTGTAAACAAGGGGAAAATGTTATTTACCAAGCTAAAATAAACGGAGATTGGTATGTAATGAAAGGCGATGAAATAATATCCGACGGTTTTTCAAAAATTGAATCAATTACTGTTAGCCCTGCAGGAGATAAAATTGCATACATAGCAAAATACAAGAAAACATGGAGTGCATATATTAATAAAAGAAAAATTTCAGAAGAATTTGATCGTTTTGGGGAAGAAATCAAATTCAGCCCCGACGGTAATAATATTGCTTATGCAGCAGGAACTGAAGACAGTATGTTTGTAATGATAAACAAACGTAAAGTATCATCAAATTTTAAGATTCAATATCAAAACTCATTATATATGGGAAAACAACCGCTTGCAATCACTAATCTTACATTCAACAAAACAGGTGATAAGCTTGCTTATATTGTTGTTTTTAAATATTCCGGAGAAGAATACGCAGACAAAATGAAACATTCTTATATCATGATTAATGATACTCAGGTTTCTCCCAAAATGTACAATGCATCAATACACTCATATAAACCGGGTGAATTATTTTATGCAGGAATAGATATTTCTGATTTAATAATTCATCATGTTAAGATTGAATTTTAAGAAGCTCTTAACAGTTATAAATTATTATAACATTGAGTTCTACTCCGAAAAGTCCTTTTTGCTACAAAAACACCAAGAATCACAAAAAAAAGATGCTGAAAATAAGCATTTTGTGAAATTTAGTGATTTGGTGTGTTAGTGGCATTTTCATTTTTATGACTTTTCGGAGTAGAATAATGTTTTTAATAATCATCGCCTTACTTCTTATGAAAATGACATTAGTTCCTGATTATAAATTTGCCCGTAAATACTGATTCTTCTGTAGTTTCCAATTGCCAGTAATAAAGAGCGGGTTTAAATTTTTGTTCAAAAAAGTAAGTAGTATCAATTTGCTTTTCGAATATGATATTTGCTTTATTATCAAAAACTATAAAATTAAGTGAATCAAAATCTGCTGATTTCCATCTGATTTTGATAATCTCATTCGGTTTAAATTTATAATTAAATTTCGGAGACAAAACTTCAAGATTTCCGGCTCTTACAGAATTTTCTATAAAATTTTCAAATTCAGGCATAATTTTGTATGCTTCTGCTAATTGATTTGTGTTTTTTTCATAATCATTATTATTATTTTTGTTTGTGACAGTCGAATCTTCTTTTTCGGATGTAATTGTATCAATATTTTCGGATTTTAATGATACAACTTTTTTTCCGATTTTATTTTTATCTGATAATAAAACCCCTAACCATGTTATTGAAACAAGAACTAATAATGTAGCCGCAATTTTTAGTAAAAAAGAAAAATTGATTACAGGCTTCTTGCTTGTTTTTGGAATTGCAAATTTATTTTGATTTATTTCTTTCGGTAACTCATTCCTGATAATACCTATTATTGCTTTTCTTTTTTCCAGTGTATCCATACATTCATCGCAAAACAAAAGATGTTCTTCCAGTCCGTTTTCTTCCTCTTCTGTTAATTGATTAAGTAAGTACTTGTCAATTAAATCGTTATTTATAATATCATTATGATTCATATCTTAACAATCAGCATTTTAAATGTAACCGTGCAGTCGTGCCGGTTTTTCAAGTTTTGCAAGTGCTCTGTGTTTAATAACTCTGCAATTTACTTCTGTAATATTTAATTTTTCAGCAATATTTTTAAGTTTTTCCTCTTTAAAGAATACTTCAAAAAGTATATTTTTTTCTGACTTGTTTAAATCTTTGAATAAGTTAGAGATAAATTTTTCTTTATCTAATTCCGGTATATGCTGATCATAATTACCAGAATAATCCGGTTCAAAATCATTAACATTTAAAAAGAGATTCTTTTTCTTTTCTCTGTAATATTCAAAGAGTTTTAAGTTAATTATTTTAAAAATATACGATTTTAATAATCCGGAGTCCTTAAAAAAAAGTTCATTTTTTTGTAATTTGTTTAGAAAAACAACTTGCGCTTCCTGATAAAATTGTTCCTGCAGTTCAATATCTGAAAAACCTTTTTTTATAAGCCAGAATTTAATTCTTCTTTTTAATAATATATCAAAAGTCAACCATACTTTTTTATCATTTCTGTATAATAAATCAAAATAGTTTTGAAACAGCCTTGGAATTTTTTCATTTGCTTTCGATATTATAAAATCTTTATATTCTGAGAAAGTACTTATTGTTTCCTGTCTGTAAGTTATTTTTTGTATTATATCCGAAAATAAATCATCAAATAATATTTTTCGGCTGCAAATTTCATCCTTTCCGGCTATCCAATCAAGTTCAATATACTTTTTAAAAAAATATTGAGAAACAATTATCTCCAGATTTTTCTTTACTGAAGAAATTGCTTTTTCTTTACCCAAAATTAAATCTCTGAACAGCTCATTAAATTTATTCGACACCCTTTCGTATTTATGAGATGTAAAAAATTACTCAAATGTTACAAAAATTATATAGAAAAACAAAAAGCCTGTAAGAATTTTCAAACAGGCTTTTTTATAATATCTTCAATAACAATTAATTATTAATCATCATCGGCATTAACAGCATTAAAACATCTTCATTTTCTGTATCCGACTCAAAAGGTAACATAATTCCTGCTTTTGAAGGATCAGACATTTCAAAAACAACTTCTTCCGAACCGATATTTTGAAGTATCTCCGATAAGAAAACAGATTTAAAACCAATTTCCATATCATCGCCTTCGTACTGACATACTAAACGTTCATGTGCAGAAATTGAAAAATCAATATCTTGTGCCGAAACTATTATTTCATTTGCCGTAAAATGTAATTTTATCAAATTGCTTGCCTGATTTGAGAAAACTGATACACGTTTCACAGTATTGTAAAGATCAGACCTGTTAATAATTAATTTATTAGGGTTTTCAGTAGGTATAACTGACGCATAGTTAGGGTATTTCCCTTCTGTTAATCGGCATATTAATTTAAAACCGAGAAACGTGAATACAGCATTTTTTTCATCAAACTCAATAGATACTACCTCATCAACCAATCCGACAAGTAAACCTTTTAATAAATTAGCAGGTTTCTTCGGCAATATAAAAGATGAATCCTTATCTGCATTTCCGTCGGTTCTTTTGTATCTTACAAGTTTATGCGAATCGGATGCAACGAATGTAATATCTTCCTTTGTCATCGAAAAGTAAATTCCGTTCATAACAGGTCTTAACTCATCATTTGCAGTTGCAAAAACGGATTTGTTAATACCGCTGTCCAAAAGTTTTGCATCCAATTTGAATTTCACGGATGTATCTTCAGACAATTCCGGAGCTTGAGGATATTCGTCAGCAGGAGAACCGACTACACTGAACTTTCCGTTTTCAGAAAGTATATTTACAGATAAAGTTTCAGAATCAATTTCAAAAGTCAGAGGTTGTTCCGGAAACTCTTTTAAAATATCTAACAAACGTTTTGCTTCCA from Bacteroidales bacterium harbors:
- a CDS encoding zf-HC2 domain-containing protein, whose translation is MNHNDIINNDLIDKYLLNQLTEEEENGLEEHLLFCDECMDTLEKRKAIIGIIRNELPKEINQNKFAIPKTSKKPVINFSFLLKIAATLLVLVSITWLGVLLSDKNKIGKKVVSLKSENIDTITSEKEDSTVTNKNNNNDYEKNTNQLAEAYKIMPEFENFIENSVRAGNLEVLSPKFNYKFKPNEIIKIRWKSADFDSLNFIVFDNKANIIFEKQIDTTYFFEQKFKPALYYWQLETTEESVFTGKFIIRN
- a CDS encoding sigma-70 family RNA polymerase sigma factor encodes the protein MSNKFNELFRDLILGKEKAISSVKKNLEIIVSQYFFKKYIELDWIAGKDEICSRKILFDDLFSDIIQKITYRQETISTFSEYKDFIISKANEKIPRLFQNYFDLLYRNDKKVWLTFDILLKRRIKFWLIKKGFSDIELQEQFYQEAQVVFLNKLQKNELFFKDSGLLKSYIFKIINLKLFEYYREKKKNLFLNVNDFEPDYSGNYDQHIPELDKEKFISNLFKDLNKSEKNILFEVFFKEEKLKNIAEKLNITEVNCRVIKHRALAKLEKPARLHGYI
- the dnaN gene encoding DNA polymerase III subunit beta gives rise to the protein MKFIVSSSELLSHMLSVSKAISGKSTIPILDSFLFDLDTGELTITASDLESTLITKLSIENSEGSGKIALEAKRLLDILKEFPEQPLTFEIDSETLSVNILSENGKFSVVGSPADEYPQAPELSEDTSVKFKLDAKLLDSGINKSVFATANDELRPVMNGIYFSMTKEDITFVASDSHKLVRYKRTDGNADKDSSFILPKKPANLLKGLLVGLVDEVVSIEFDEKNAVFTFLGFKLICRLTEGKYPNYASVIPTENPNKLIINRSDLYNTVKRVSVFSNQASNLIKLHFTANEIIVSAQDIDFSISAHERLVCQYEGDDMEIGFKSVFLSEILQNIGSEEVVFEMSDPSKAGIMLPFESDTENEDVLMLLMPMMINN